From Danio rerio strain Tuebingen ecotype United States chromosome 2, GRCz12tu, whole genome shotgun sequence:
TATGGCATGGACAAACAGACAGGCACTGCCAAACTCTTGAAGGAAATGAACCAGGGAGACATCTTTGACTGCTCGCTGCTTGGGGACCGTGCATTTCTCATCGAGCAAGAGCATGTGTCCACTGTTGGGTATGGACGGGACCGGTCAGGGAGCTTGATCTACTTGCATGACACCTTGGAGGAGATCAAGAAAGCGAACGGTAATAGAGAGTGTCTTATTCCTGTGCATGTGGACGGAGATGGACACTGCCTGGTCCACGCCGTGTCCAGGGCGTTAGTTGGACGCGAGCTTTTCTGGCACGCTCTTCGGGAAAACCTTAAACTCCATTTCAAGCAGAACCTCGACCGCTACAAAGCTCTTTTCCAGGACTTCATAGATGCTGCAGAATGGGAAGACATCATCAATGAGTGTGACCCGTTGTTTGTCCCTCCAGAAGGCGTTCCACTGGGCCTGCGTAACATTCACATATTTGGCCTGGCCAATGTACTTCACAGACCTGTAATCCTTTTGGACTCGCTGAGCGGTATGCGAAGCTCCGGGGATTACTCCGCCACTTTCCTACCGGGCCTTATTCCAGAGGAGCAATGCCGAGGGAAAGACGGCACTCTGAACAAGCCCATCTGCATCGCCTGGAGCAGCTCTGGCAGAAATCACTATCTGCCTCTTGTGGGCATCAAGGGCTTGGCTTTGCCCCGTTTGCCTGCTGCACTGCTTCCCAAAGCGTGGGGTGTTCCTCAGGAGCTCATCCGCAAGTATGTGAGTTTGGATCCCAGCGGGAGCTGTGTGATTGGGGGCGACCGGAGCCTCCAGGATAAGTACCTCCTGCGCCTCGTAAGCGCCATGGAGGATGTCTTCATGGACAAGCACAGCATCCATCCCGCTCTAGTAGCCGACGTCCACCAGTACATATACCGACGCACTGGAGTGATCGGCGTACAGCCGGAGGAGGTGACAGAAGCGGCCAAGAAATCCATCCAGGAAGGCCGCCTCCACCGCTGCCTGGTCTGCAACGCTCTTTCAGAGCTCCACGTACCAGCCGAATGGCTCATACCTGGAGGGAAACTCTACAACTTGGCCAAATCAACTCACGGGACGCTCCGTGCAGACAAGAACTACAGTTTCCCATTAAATAGTTTAGTTTGTTCCTACAACCCAGAAAAAGATGTGCTCGTGCCTGATTATAAACTCAGCTCACTCACAACCTGCACCTGGTGTCATGGGACCTCAGTACGCAGAGTTCGGGGTGACGGCTCTGTGGTGTATTTGGACGGGGACCGCACTAACACTCCCTCTCAAGGTGGCAAGTGCGGATGTGGGTTCAAACACTTCTGGGAAGGAAAGGAGTACGACAATCTTCCCGAAGCCTTCCCGATCACTCTGGAGTGGGCTGGCCGTGTAGTCCGAGAAACTGTTTATTGGTTCCAGTACGAAATTGATCCGACTCTCAATAGTAATGTATACGATGTGACCATGCGTCTCGTCACAAAGCACTTCCCTGGTGAATTTGGCAGCGAAATCCTAGTCCAGAAGGTAGTAAACACCATCTTGCATCACACCGCAAAGAAGAGCCAAGATGAATACAACCCAGTTGCCATCGAAGGTGCTCACGTGCAAAATAAAGTAGACGGAGGTGAATCTTCTGCTCACCCTCCGACTAAAATCATCCTGACGGGACAGAAGGGAAAAACTCTGCATAAGGAGGAGCTGGTCATGAGCAAAACCGAGAGGGTGTTGCAGCACAGCATCAGCGAGCAGGCTGCCCTCTCCCAGCGCCGCAGCACAGATCGCGTGCGCCATCAGGACCCTCGCCCATCATCTCcttcctcttcatcatcctccGCTCCTCCCACTCCCACCAAAGTACCCCCAACCAGCGGAGAGAAGAAGATCCGTGTAACCACCAGCGACGGGAGGCAGGCCATGCTTACTCTGCAGCCGCACACTACCTACAGTGATCTCCAGAACTCAATCATCCAGGTCTTCAACTTGTCGCCCGGACAGCTGTGCATTCGTCATGGGTTCCCGCCCAGAGAGCTGCCTCCACCACCTCCCGAAGACCAGAACCGGCCCGTGGCGCTTCAGCATGGAGATCGGATTTCTGTGGAGGTGCTGAAGGAGAGCTCGGCTGATCCTCAAGTaacccaaacacacactcacagcccTCAAACACACGCTCACTCTGACCCACGCCTCAGCCACAGCAGTAGCAGGGAACTTCAGGACAACATTGACCTTGAGATGTCATCACTGTGTCTCCTGGCAGCACTCATGGGtaagaaacacacactcacactcttcTGTAAGTGATATGCTGTATGAGATTACTGCAAGACTGTAGAGTGTCTTATACTAGAAGTAGCATCTGCAGTGCATAAGTGTTTGGATTGTGATAAACACCCATTGCTAAAATTTTACACAtcacaagatttttttaaatactttatttatatgcatttttaaagatttacataaaacaatacagaaaaaaataaatattttgaacctTAATTATTTTCGGGGCTTTATTAGAAGAGGGACAAAGCTAACTGTTTACATACATACATCAAACAAATACACAGTGTAGGTCTCTTCACACCGCCACCATATACACACTTTTATACACTTTTCCCACACATGaataaacattttcacacttttctctcgttTAAACACTCTCTCAAAtaggcatggggcgataaccGTTTCCAAGAGTGTTgatcttattcttcaatgcggcagtgcgctcatttttgcgattgttttaaaacttccaattgcctatgggagaaatgactaggaataaacTGCACAAAACTgtcatataataagaaaatatcagtttgcaacatcaagcagcagaacgagctgtttttaacatctaaaattagtggaatgagaccggaagtcttgagccaaaaagattcaaatggctgtgcccgctCATACGCCAAGAGTAAGGTGAATAGCGCTGTTTGGAGAAGTCAAAGctaatttttaaatcatttttttacattttgttttcattttttaggaCAGGATTTGGGATTTTTACAGTATccccagcagaaaagatatacaaagatgctgtttttaaatggcaaaaaaaatctgtttttgaaactaccGAAGACAGCAGGAGTCAATGATTCAATTTgagttatttagcctgacatgtttactgttccaaaatattatgaatatttcccaaaataaagtatattgtgttcaaagtggGAAAAGAAAGGTTTTGTTtattatccagacatttaaaaagaacttattttagagcaataatcacaATACCGGGAAACCTGTTATATCGAAAAATATACATGTAGACAaagttaaaaatatttcaaagcatttcagGTAAATTTTGATAAGGAATTCCTGATTGCTAAaacttgctttattggcatgacaaatgttacaaatgtattgccaaagcaatACATTAAATAGAACACATGAATACTAATGAAATAgtagctaaataataataaaatttaaacaataatataataataaacaaatggtATATTTAACTTTCAGCATTTTTGGATTCAATTATAACCGTCTCTCTTCTCTGTCTTCtctgtcctctctctctctctctctctctctctctctctctctctctctctctctctctctctctctctctctatctatctctctatctatctatcaggtGAAGATGTCTGGTCATATGCCAAGAAACTGCCTCACCTGTTCCAGCAAGGAGGAGTCTTCTACAATATTGTGAAGAAAGACATGGGTAatctcttttttctctctcattctgtCACACAATTTAAATTCTGCATTCAAAGTTCAAAATCATGCTTTAAAGGCACAACCACAATTGTATGTCCTGTCAGAAGTATCTGCAAAAGTACTTTGTTAGGGCGGGAAAACCAGTTTAAGAACCAGTTCATAATAGGGGGGTTTTCTTTACAAATGCTGAAGAATTTTTATTGTTTGTAGTGTGAAGTGAGTCTGTGTTAACCcagatttatattttttctgTCTGTAGCTGAGAGATCTATTGCAGAGgagttcaatattttattttaatcaaccaggctttttttgtataataattaatatgtaaTGTAGGAAtggtatacagtttaacccaaagaatgactagtctgtcagatgaagaagagccggagtcagagatttaaataaataataaagtttactgaagatagtttgcagtttcatcagcagaagccagcttcaacactcgcaatgagttcctaggccgctctgcttacaatcaccaatcaataacaattatactctcacataacctgattggttaaaacaaagATAAACTAGAaaaatttccacgtggggtttgtgcgtaATTCTGAACATTATCataagcataaacgtcagacatccactagactgtttagagctgacttcagacctgtgaaacggatccacaatcaaatagagcacagtttggtggctcctgaaaaAGTTACACAGAGAtgggcaaatgcactgaacattcttacattAAGCAGTGTGTTTAACTTATTCATTTGTTAAAATCATTTCAAAGTTACATactcatttaaataatcaaataatcatttttaataaagaTAATGAGAAACgagatgatgagaaaaggataaacgttgattCATGCTAAGATGGATTGGAAGGtataaatccgaatccttcagttATTTGTggtcagaaaacatttttttttttaattcattttttaatgtttttttttaacacaatctcacagcaattcataagtCTCATtcctacaatttagtacgatttgctcatcccccaatgacggttgggtttaggggcggggttgggtgccacgcctcctttttaaaatggtaCATTTCGTATGACGGAACTCGTACGATTCagccactgaactgacaaaacgtaaaaatagttacatttcctcacaAGAGCAGGTTGTTATTTCATATTCAAGTCATATTTGTAAGGAATTGGATGCAAGCAGAGTATGGCTGTTTGTGAAGCATACAGTGCCATCTGTTGCTAAAAACAAAGCTTTGAATCTATTCAAAAGCGAATAACGGTGTATTTTAAAATAAGGGATTTCTAgtacatacatatttttttatttctgatagATTTCACTAGCATAAACTAGAAAACATAATCAATGAAGCAGGTGTGTAATATAGTGTTGTACGacactggaatttggtaccaatcgatacaGAAATTTAAGAAACGTCcttttcctgctaacatttgagctctATTGAGCACGTtgttaaacagcgctgatttgctgttgtgttcacatgcacaacagaaatgactgtaattggccgtgaaggtctacagttcactgaactcacgcTGTTTACTGattgtaaacacagatacagggactatGGAGAAATTTAGCCACGATTCATCAGTGGATTGCTCATATGttagcttatagacaaaccagcagatCGACttgactttgaaatgctccagtgtccctgtatcagTGTTTAAACTCAGTAATCAGCTGTGAGCAGGGCTGAAGttggactcattttcagccctggagtttcaagccagaccggcccacctcagttcacgactgattcctATTAAGTTTCTAATttctatcacgtctttttcaagaaaacagctgctttagaaattcaaatgtgcAACAACCCTAAAGccaggtttatacttctgcgtcaagtgaccagcgtaacccacggcgcatgcaacgcgcgtggctgtgcatttatacttctgcgcgctgtctctgttggtctgcattaacacttccgaaacgctagttggcagtaagttgtaaatgttcctctgtgtcaagtttcttcgctgcttttttgcttttcctgaacacttccgggatgtacaagtggctcaaactcgctcattttgaggcaggaaccggcggacgtgcaacaactttaactatgaggtaaacacaaaacaaaactttccatccggagctccttgacgggactccacacttgtaaacaatcgctcgcgccatttgcgcggctctcggtcccgcccagactcgtcagcgctaccaagccgaccaatcacagagcttgcgctatgcgttgttgcgacgtgtagttaaactTTTTGAggggtgcacgtcagtgacgccgacggccatggcgaaaggctatgcgtcagcgccgtagcatacgccggtgtttgacgcagaagtataaatcagccttaacagtattatatgtctttacaataaaaatgaaaaaaaaattaataacaattttacAGGTGAGATTCGAACACGGGTCTGCGGCGTTGAAACGCAACatgcttaccactggaccacaatggcgctataATTATGgctataaaaaataagtaatgacTTGTGACCCTTAAGACACAGCACTACTTTCCtttgatggctcaatctttttctcccctttttagatttctgatcaagttatgtcagatttattaatgtagtaaatcatttgattttaattgagcaggtgtattaatATCAATTATTCggattcttatattcactaagtcgccgctgtttggggtcgatagttacatcatcatcattaacgttagttaacctgcaggctgcattttgctcacggggctgcgagaaaataaataaaaagagcggcgctgcggcaaaataatgaataaaaataggaaagctatggtcaaataaacaaatagatgaaaaaagtgcgactgctgagagtgcaagcagctagggacaccggccctcgcggccaataaaacagaccggcccaccgggaattctcccagtcctctTGATTAGCCATTCCGGGCCTTGTTGTGAGtttggtaaactgatgaccttcaccaCCAATTACAatcttttctgttgagcatgtgaacacaatggctaaTCAGCGCTGATTAAGAACGTGCTCAGTAGCACTcacatgttagcgggaaattgacggttttaaaactttagtatcgattggtaccgaattccagtatcatgacaacactaatGTAATATCATCATGTATGTTAGCTATTACGCTAATTTTCTCTATATTTATGCGAAGGTCTCCTGGACGGGAAGCACTGCACACTGCCCCACTTGTCGGGTAAGACGTTTGTGTTCAATGCAACCGAGGAGCGTTTGGAGCTGTGTGTGGACACAGCCGGGCATTTTCCAGTGGGCCCGGATGTGGAGGAGCTCGTCCAGGAGGCCCTTTCACAGCTCCGCTCAGACGCAGCGTCTCGTAGCCGCGAGGGAAGTCCCGCACACAGTTTGCGTCTGGGCTCCGGTGGTGCCGTACGCAAGAAGGAGCAGAACATCACTGCCTTCCAAGGTAAAGGGCACTCATTAGGTTCGGCCCCTCCTGAACATCCACCAATCAGGCGGCAGCACAGCAGCGGCGTTGACCTCAGCGGCAGTGCCCGCGGAGAAGGGTTAACGTTGTCAGGGGAAGATTTAGTGCGTGTAGCTCCAGGCATGCTTACTTTACGTGAGGGCCGCGGGATGGGGCTGGAGCCCGCTGTGATTGAGGCCCAGCGTCAGCGCTTGCAGGAGATGGTATCTAACATACAGGCGTCAATGGACAAACATTTGCGCCAGCACACTGCAGCAAGGAATGATGGGAAGGAAGAAGAGACTCCTGACAAACCGGAGGAGATGGAGAGTCACGGGCCGGAGCCTCCCAACACCTTCGAACCGATGGACCAATCCTGATGCTTCATATACCCTCACAGCAGAGAGTGAGCTTCCTGgcataacacacacatgcataacacACTGTGATCCAATTAACAAGTAATGGTGCAGCCGATTTACTGACATAAGCGTCTTTTTAGTGTAAAACGCATTCCTTACATTTTCTCAACGTCTTACGATGTGAAGTCTGGAGTGGTTATTTATGGGATAGAGTGTCGGCTTTCATCACCTACTATATATGTATGATGCACACTAATTCAAAGAGATAATTCAACTAAAATTGATGCAAACGTCTAGGGTTTACTCTCTGTGGAGGACAAAACCtgcaacaacaataaataaataaatacacaaataattaaataaataaatccacaaattcctggaTTAAACAAttaatacgcaaataaataaatacacaaattttgcataaaacaataaatacactaataaataataaatacacaaatttctggataaaacaataaatacacaaatacattaaatgtatatataaatcttcaaaatcctgcataaataaatatataaataatgaatattgcaGTGTGAAAGGGGGAAAAATGAAATTTTCTTATTCCCCCAACAtctgtgtaatttatttaatcattaatcaGCCCgcactatttatatatttatttttacaggatTTTGCGgggttttcatatatatatatatatatatatatatatataggtgttacttatttatttgattatttgcatatttattttatttattgttttatttataccaaaatttgtagattttttatttatttgcgcgtttatttattgtttttgcaggtttcgtcctccataaCTCTCTTCGAAACAAAAAAACTGCTATTTTATGGAATGTTTTTGCATTCAAACACTCAAAACATGGctccttgttcaaactacttatttaaaatgacctaaatcaacacaattattaatgatttaacttaattgttttatatttgatcccctcaatttataaaaacaattaagataacttaatttgtgttggatgAACGAGGAATTACATGGAACCCAGCATGTTTACAGTGTACAACAAACCTCAGTGATGTTCAAAATGACACTGGAACATAATGactttcactgcaaaaaatgttctTACTTTCGTctggtccaaatatcttaaatcaagaagcattttctagacaatttAAAAGTATTGTTATAATTTCAGAAATTATAAGtctaaattaagtgagttttccttaaaacaagccaatagggtgagcaaaataatcttatttcaaaccaaaaacaacattatttttctAATACTATACTGgaagattatttttcttgttttaagaaaactcGCTTAATttttactcattatttctgaaaagtaAGTAGAAAAACATTGCAGTTTTCAGAAAAGACAACTATTTAGTGTTCCACATAGTCTGGCTAAGATGcaggtgaataaatgaatgattttcttttttggttgaactatctcttGTAGATCACTCTTGAGCTTCGCTGGTGTGAACATGCAAAGTACTTCAATAATCAAAGTGCACTTTGACACGCATTGCTGGATTCACAGCTCTGCCTCAACATTATTACAAACTAATTTGAATCACCGGCTGTCTAAACTTCAGTCTGTGTGCACTTATTAAGTAACAGGGCCTCCTTCATCagaattgttttgtgttttcagCACAGTTCTGGCCTATGGAACAAACCTGGTGTCGTCTCAGTGATACAGTTGTCTTTGGCACTTCTCCACATTGTACTACCCATTGCTGTCTTATCCAAAGAACACTACACGGTAAAAGTCCTGAAATAAAATCACCTAAACATCTCACTTCACAGTCAGAGCTCAGAAAACCTCTCTCAGCGAATCGGCATGGAGTGTGTGTCCATCTGAGCGCCAGTTTCTGTTGTGTAATCTCAGATTGGCCTTTGAACTCTTATCAGCCTTGCCTTCAATGCAGTTGTTCAGGCTCATCGGTTTTTGGTTTCGTTGtgtccttttttttctttgcatgtcCGCTTCCTTTTAACGCAAGGCAATTCACACAAGTTTACTTAGTATGAAGAATGTAACGTAGATTTTGGCTCAATCTGAATAGAAACTAGCTGAGATGGTAATATTTTCAGCATTTTCctacttctattattattataacttgtGTTAGGCTGTACTAAAACACTGAAGTAGAGGGTGATGTGTGTCAAGGATGGTTTTaagtagtgtttctcaaccacgttcctggaggaccaccaacattgcatgttttggatgtctccttcaTCTGTTACACTCATTATAGGAcactttcagtctctgctaatgaacttatgatctgaatcaggtgtgtgtgGTTAAGGAAACATGGAAAATGAACAAAGATGGTGGTCCtcaaggaacatggttgagaaatgCTGCTTTAAAGTTTAAGTTTAACCTGAAAATATTATTGTggattatttattcaccctcatgtcatttcagCCAAActtgtatgatttttttcttcttcagaacacaaatgaagatttcTATATGAAAAATGAGTGATTTTCCCCCAAAATTAATTCTGTTCAGCCAAAACTATAACATTTCAATAtgaaaagtcaaaaaaaaaaattctgaactattacatttttaaatgttagaagccaaaaaagtaatctaaacaagcaaattttaagtattaaaagtaaaaaaaaaaaaagctatttcaaGCTATATCCGAAGAAAAGGGACGTCTTTTTATGATGaacatatttaattatgtttttagtgAAAAGTTAAGCATGCTCGCTTGATGCACAAGAGCCAGCGAGGTTCATTCTGGCATCTTACACAGCATGTTTGAGCTTCTGCAAGAGTCAGTGAGGTTTGTTTTCCACTGCTAATGTTTTCTGGTCAATGTTTATACGTGGACCGGAGACTAAATTAAACATGCTTGCCATATGAAGCGATTATGTGTCTTTGAAAGACTTGCATTAAACAGCTCATTTCACAtaggtttatttttttatctctttATGAACATTTCGAAGCCTCTGAGATGTGGGTGAAGATGCTCATAGAGGAGGGAAATAAATCTCTCTTATTTGATTCACAAGATCTTCATTTGTGTGCAGAAGACCAGAAGAAATGTATGGATTTGAAACGACATGAGGAGGAGTAAATGCTGACAGAGTTGTCATTTTTGGGATAAAaatagtgatgataataataataatatcgcaataaaaaagttttgttttgtttcaagtccaaatatctaaaaattcttaaatcaagatgcatttttAAGACGagtataaaatattgttttctggAAATTGTCAAAATTGAGTCAAATATCTTAttgcaaaccaaaacaaaaattgttttgattgctttaaggaaaaacatatttaaaggtataattcagcctaaaatgaaaaatctgtcatcatttactcacccttcagcTGTTCCAAATCAGTTTGAGATTGTTCTGAATCAAAGAAgaagttttgaagaatgttgtaaacatgTAACctagtggtgtccaaactcagtcctggagagccggtgtcttGCTGAGCtctctaacttgcttcaacacacctgccaggaggtTTCTAGTGtgtctagtaagagcttaattagcaggttcagatgtgtttaattaaggttagaGCTAAACTGTCCAAGACACTGGACCTCCAAGTTACGCCTGGGTTAcatgtttacaacattcttcaaaatatcttcctttattTGGAACAATCTCAAACTGATTTAGATACCTATACCCatagtagaaaaataaaatactactGAAGTCAGttgttccaacattcttcaaaatatcttcttttgtgttcaactgaacaaaaataaataaatcaagctaGTTTGGAAAActcaaggatgagtaaattatgagaGGATATTCTTTTTgtggtgaactgtcactttaatactgacttatttctgaaaacaaaatatttttactggtctaaaaaattcttcttgattttagatattttcacttttaaaaCGAGACAAAAGACCTAGATTTTTGTCAGTGTGAGCATTTTCTTTTACATCAGACTATACCCATATTCTGCTATATACAATCTTCCCATGTCACCAAAAATCAAGTTTACAGTACAACTGATTACTGAAGCTGTTGCTCTTTGCACAGCGCTCACTGGATGAAAGCATGGGAGTCAAACTCCTACAGATTGTGCTGAACTCGTAACGAAACTTTGCTGAGCCTAACCCATTAttgccaaaaaaaacaacaaataaaaacaaacaggtgTTCAGACCTGTTACTAACAGCCTTAACTAATCATCTCCCGTCCCCAGCTCTGATCTGCAGTGTCTGTGCGTGATGCGCTTCTCAAAAAAAGGAAGAACCGGAGTGTTGGTCAAAATCCAAGCCAAGCATGATGGTGCTGGTGGCCTGATGAGCGTTTGattagtttcttttttaaaattagtcttgattttttttaagtttacaacATCAGAGCACTTTTCTGTGTGAGCGTGTTTATTGGCTCTTGAGCATTATTGATATTGTTGGTGTGAAGAGCAGCACAAAAGAGACGTTTTACTGCTTGACGTGACAGACTCGAGCGCAGGCTGTTTCTCTGTGACTGCTGCCCTCCTGATATATTGTATTCCAGTGTACAATAGTggtatatattgtattatacttTCATCTGTACAGATATCggatctgttttgtttgttttgcttttttccccTCTTTCTGGATTGTCTCTCCTGTTTCTTGAATAAAACAGTTG
This genomic window contains:
- the vcpip1 gene encoding deubiquitinating protein VCPIP1, with amino-acid sequence MSLIPGSKQKDRRILCGMCPDPQCQAKLIFPAHTSMSIECTECGQRHEQKNLANVEEVTNPDVVLHNLLRNALLGVPGPPKKGSELVKVMGLSNYHCKLLSPILTRYGMDKQTGTAKLLKEMNQGDIFDCSLLGDRAFLIEQEHVSTVGYGRDRSGSLIYLHDTLEEIKKANGNRECLIPVHVDGDGHCLVHAVSRALVGRELFWHALRENLKLHFKQNLDRYKALFQDFIDAAEWEDIINECDPLFVPPEGVPLGLRNIHIFGLANVLHRPVILLDSLSGMRSSGDYSATFLPGLIPEEQCRGKDGTLNKPICIAWSSSGRNHYLPLVGIKGLALPRLPAALLPKAWGVPQELIRKYVSLDPSGSCVIGGDRSLQDKYLLRLVSAMEDVFMDKHSIHPALVADVHQYIYRRTGVIGVQPEEVTEAAKKSIQEGRLHRCLVCNALSELHVPAEWLIPGGKLYNLAKSTHGTLRADKNYSFPLNSLVCSYNPEKDVLVPDYKLSSLTTCTWCHGTSVRRVRGDGSVVYLDGDRTNTPSQGGKCGCGFKHFWEGKEYDNLPEAFPITLEWAGRVVRETVYWFQYEIDPTLNSNVYDVTMRLVTKHFPGEFGSEILVQKVVNTILHHTAKKSQDEYNPVAIEGAHVQNKVDGGESSAHPPTKIILTGQKGKTLHKEELVMSKTERVLQHSISEQAALSQRRSTDRVRHQDPRPSSPSSSSSSAPPTPTKVPPTSGEKKIRVTTSDGRQAMLTLQPHTTYSDLQNSIIQVFNLSPGQLCIRHGFPPRELPPPPPEDQNRPVALQHGDRISVEVLKESSADPQVTQTHTHSPQTHAHSDPRLSHSSSRELQDNIDLEMSSLCLLAALMGEDVWSYAKKLPHLFQQGGVFYNIVKKDMGLLDGKHCTLPHLSGKTFVFNATEERLELCVDTAGHFPVGPDVEELVQEALSQLRSDAASRSREGSPAHSLRLGSGGAVRKKEQNITAFQGKGHSLGSAPPEHPPIRRQHSSGVDLSGSARGEGLTLSGEDLVRVAPGMLTLREGRGMGLEPAVIEAQRQRLQEMVSNIQASMDKHLRQHTAARNDGKEEETPDKPEEMESHGPEPPNTFEPMDQS